In Osmerus eperlanus chromosome 17, fOsmEpe2.1, whole genome shotgun sequence, a single genomic region encodes these proteins:
- the si:ch211-244b2.3 gene encoding uncharacterized protein si:ch211-244b2.3 isoform X2: MNRLFHSVKHTHMYDEEEEVHFPLATPSYTAPVNGSHCEWQLFEDQSWLRIANQHVIETHYCQPGAAGITLNTASRPVYIDFDRMTTRSTALRVRRLNILPAGQSEDVGWYFRDDRLWCEYGSKGAPVSSRDLEQQFIQNPLGSFQFKVRHQSYCLDFSAMTQTNQTTHVQRKVRRRPKFNPLISVNISPAPALLTPPAGVMWEYMGEEGVWMEYQAYTCSYDSATIETHYQHNPQGQLSFRAGRFSYTLDFTGMFQTNASTRTCRAVRRTQGPLQTTWAGPRWHFRDMDGTWREYSKSGGCSVSSQDIEISYQQDSGGTLTFTTRTFTYQLCFSAMTQRNLSTNTTRAVQRLDQ; the protein is encoded by the exons A TGAATAGGTTATTCCACAGTGTCAAGCATACACACATG TATGACGAAGAGGAAGAGGTGCATTTCCCCCTGGCCACTCCTAGTTACACTGCCCCAG TAAATGGGAGCCATTGTGAGTGGCAGCTGTTTGAAGACCAGAGCTGGCTTCGTATCGCCAACCAGCATGTGATCGAGACGCACTACTGCCAGCCTGGAGCTGCTGGGATCACCCTCAATACCGCCAGCAG acCGGTGTACATCGACTTCGACAGGATGACCACCCGGAGCACGGCCCTACGGGTCAGGAGACTCAACATCCTGCCTGCTGGCCAATCAGAGGATGTGGGCtggtacttcagagatgacaggttGTGGTGTGAATATGGGTCAAAG GGAGCCCCAGTTAGTAGTAGGGATTTGGAGCAGCAGTTCATCCAGAATCCTCTGGGAAGCTTCCAGTTCAAAGTGAGGCACCAGTCCTACTGCCTCGACTTCTCAG caaTGACCCAGACCAACCAGACCACCCATGTGCAGAGGAAGGTACGCCGGCGGCCCAAGTTCAACCCCCTCATCTCAGTGAACATCAG TCCCGCCCCTGCCCTGCTAACGCCCCCTGCTGGTGTCATGTGGGAGTATATGGGTGAAGAGGGAGTGTGGATGGAATACCAAGCTTAC ACTTGCTCCTATGACAGTGCTACTATTGAAACACATTACCAACACAACCCCCAGGGTCAGCTCAGCTTCAGAGCTGGGAGATTCAGCTACACTCTGGacttcacag GAATGTTCCAGACCAACGCCTCCACCAGGACGTGCAGAGCGGTGAGGAGGACCCAAGGACCCCTGCAAACCACCTG GGCCGGTCCTCGATGGCACTTCAGAGACATGGATGGAACATGGCGCGAGTATAGCAAG AGTGGAGGCTGCAGTGTGTCCAGCCAGGACATAGAGATCAGCTACCAGCAGGATTCTGGAGGCACCCTCACCTTCACCACCAGGACCTTCACATACCAGCTCTGCTTCTCAG CCATGACCCAGAGGAACCTTTCCACCAATACCACCAGAGCTGTTCAACGTCTTGACCAATGA
- the si:ch211-244b2.3 gene encoding uncharacterized protein si:ch211-244b2.3 isoform X1, with amino-acid sequence MKLMIMYCITVNRLFHSVKHTHMYDEEEEVHFPLATPSYTAPVNGSHCEWQLFEDQSWLRIANQHVIETHYCQPGAAGITLNTASRPVYIDFDRMTTRSTALRVRRLNILPAGQSEDVGWYFRDDRLWCEYGSKGAPVSSRDLEQQFIQNPLGSFQFKVRHQSYCLDFSAMTQTNQTTHVQRKVRRRPKFNPLISVNISPAPALLTPPAGVMWEYMGEEGVWMEYQAYTCSYDSATIETHYQHNPQGQLSFRAGRFSYTLDFTGMFQTNASTRTCRAVRRTQGPLQTTWAGPRWHFRDMDGTWREYSKSGGCSVSSQDIEISYQQDSGGTLTFTTRTFTYQLCFSAMTQRNLSTNTTRAVQRLDQ; translated from the exons ATGAAATTAATGATTATGTATTGCATTACAGTGAATAGGTTATTCCACAGTGTCAAGCATACACACATG TATGACGAAGAGGAAGAGGTGCATTTCCCCCTGGCCACTCCTAGTTACACTGCCCCAG TAAATGGGAGCCATTGTGAGTGGCAGCTGTTTGAAGACCAGAGCTGGCTTCGTATCGCCAACCAGCATGTGATCGAGACGCACTACTGCCAGCCTGGAGCTGCTGGGATCACCCTCAATACCGCCAGCAG acCGGTGTACATCGACTTCGACAGGATGACCACCCGGAGCACGGCCCTACGGGTCAGGAGACTCAACATCCTGCCTGCTGGCCAATCAGAGGATGTGGGCtggtacttcagagatgacaggttGTGGTGTGAATATGGGTCAAAG GGAGCCCCAGTTAGTAGTAGGGATTTGGAGCAGCAGTTCATCCAGAATCCTCTGGGAAGCTTCCAGTTCAAAGTGAGGCACCAGTCCTACTGCCTCGACTTCTCAG caaTGACCCAGACCAACCAGACCACCCATGTGCAGAGGAAGGTACGCCGGCGGCCCAAGTTCAACCCCCTCATCTCAGTGAACATCAG TCCCGCCCCTGCCCTGCTAACGCCCCCTGCTGGTGTCATGTGGGAGTATATGGGTGAAGAGGGAGTGTGGATGGAATACCAAGCTTAC ACTTGCTCCTATGACAGTGCTACTATTGAAACACATTACCAACACAACCCCCAGGGTCAGCTCAGCTTCAGAGCTGGGAGATTCAGCTACACTCTGGacttcacag GAATGTTCCAGACCAACGCCTCCACCAGGACGTGCAGAGCGGTGAGGAGGACCCAAGGACCCCTGCAAACCACCTG GGCCGGTCCTCGATGGCACTTCAGAGACATGGATGGAACATGGCGCGAGTATAGCAAG AGTGGAGGCTGCAGTGTGTCCAGCCAGGACATAGAGATCAGCTACCAGCAGGATTCTGGAGGCACCCTCACCTTCACCACCAGGACCTTCACATACCAGCTCTGCTTCTCAG CCATGACCCAGAGGAACCTTTCCACCAATACCACCAGAGCTGTTCAACGTCTTGACCAATGA
- the si:ch211-244b2.4 gene encoding uncharacterized protein si:ch211-244b2.4, producing MASSGLYASSVKEEYSSSSDDEVSSMSDPEVEADRSLVPAHQQTEPCRYYNSRGGCRRGAECLFLHLCKYAVGGMCRKGTRCSLAHPGAPIHPSGDHRGDRSARGQRSQSREGRLSDERAYQWQLNVGQGWVDVANDHIIEAQYSLPNTSVICIFNTPYGRVNIDFKRMRVLEKDIRVRRLDGRKTTWVWFYSSSGRGWVSYDRKDSTGKPGPVKSSEIEQQYQQNPKGSLTFHINSDQYEIKFKEKQQVGRRSRRVRRRPEYQQKPSQGSPLGVAAFHNVGVAPAASQSPEWKFEGKSGKWHKFKKEESSVSSADIEAQYQINSTGSMNFTANGKPFMLDFSAMKQINLTTKQKRAVRRF from the exons ATGGCGTCAAGCGGGTTGTACG CTTCCAGCGTCAAGGAGGAGTACTCCAGCAGCAGTGATGATGAGGTCTCCTCCATGAGCGACCcagaggtggaggcagacagGTCCCTGGTCCCTGCCCACCAGCAG aCGGAGCCCTGCAGGTACTACAACAGCCGTGGCGGCTGCAGGAGAGGGGCTGAgtgtctcttcctccacctgtgTAAGTACGCCGTGGGGGGGATGTGCCGGAAGGGGACCCGCTGCTCCCTCGCTCACCCAGGGGCACCCATACACCCCTCTGGAGATCACCGTGGAGACAGGAGTGCACGGGGTCAGAGATCTCAGTCAAGAG AGGGGAGGCTGAGTGATGAGCGAGCGTACCAGTGGCAGCTGAACGttgggcagggctgggtggaCGTGGCCAATGACCACATCATAGAGGCACAGTACAGCCTGCCCAACACCTCCGTCATATGCATCTTTAACACCCCCTATGG GAGGGTGAACATCGACTTCAAGCGGATGAGGGTTCTTGAGAAGGACATCCGAGTGAGGCGTCTGGATGGGAGGAAGACGACCTGGGTCTGGTTCTACAGCAGCAGCGGCCGTGGCTGGGTCTCTTATGACAGGAAG GATTCCACAGGAAAGCCAGGCCCTGTGAAGAGCTCTGAAATTGAGCAGCAGTACCAGCAGAACCCAAAGGGTTCCCTCACATTCCACATCAACTCAGATCAGTATGAGATAAAGTTCAAAG agAAGCAGCAGGTGGGTagaaggagcaggagggtgAGGCGTCGCCCGGAGTACCAACAGAAACCGTCTCAAGG ATCTCCGTTAGGGGTGGCGGCCTTCCATAATGTGGGCGTGGCTCCTGCAGCCAGCCAATCACCTGAGTGGAAGTTTGAAGGGAAGAGTGGAAAGTGGCACAAGTTCAAAAAAGAG GAGAGCTCTGTGTCCAGCGCTGATATTGAGGCTCAGTACCAGATCAACTCCACAGGCTCCATGAACTTCACTGCTAATGGGAAACCCTTCATGCTGGACTTCTCAG CCATGAAGCAGATAAATCTCACCACCAAGCAGAAGAGAGCCGTCAGGAGGTTCTAG
- the si:dkeyp-38g8.5 gene encoding uncharacterized protein si:dkeyp-38g8.5 isoform X1, whose protein sequence is MENILDHMYTSTPYDTQNSVEFTYKMSGKETEDLVKLRVSNQHLFSGKRNAAKYAWRSILKHMGLQGTVTHCQASKKWDNLKKKYKELKHPPGCVKVSPDQWPFFSLMSEALGGRLAGSAPLLLPQTSANTEEDFLPSRKRKRTSPPRPTQRRGPTEVEVLLNEEEEEGRSRDMELDMEEEVEKERATLERGRATLEGDRALLEREMQALQREKAGMEREMAALERERAVMERERAVMERERAVMERERRMMEKDRAMLIRDKRVLDRDRKAVERRGSVWDGETRAEGGGEEERDSALQERRERFLNLFEKLIEAL, encoded by the exons ATGGAGAACATTTTGGATCACATGTATACTTCCACGCCATATGACACCCAAAACTCAGTAGAATTCACCTACAAAA TGAGTGGAAAGGAAACTGAGGACTTGGTGAAGCTGCGTGTGTCCAATCAGCATCTGTTCTCAGGGAAGAGGAATGCTGCCAAGTATGCATGGAG GTCCATTCTGAAGCACATGGGACTGCAGGGGACTGTGACACACTGCCAGGCCAGCAAGAAATGGGACAACCTCAAAAAGAAGTACAAG GAGCTAAAGCACCCTCcggggtgtgtgaaggtgtcccCGGACCAGTGGCCGTTCTTCAGCCTGATGAGTGAAGCTCTGGGGGGGCGTCTGGCAGGCAGCGCCCCCCTGCTGCTCCCCCAGACCTCAGCCAACACAGAGGAGGACTTCCTgcccagcaggaagaggaagcggACGTCCCCGCCACGCCCCACGCAGCGCCGGGGCCCCACGGAGGTGGAGGTTCTGCtcaacgaggaggaggaggaggggaggagcagggatatGGAGCTGgatatggaggaggaggtggagaaggagcgaGCGAcactggagagaggcagagcgacACTGGAGGGCGACAGAGCTctgctggagagggagatgcaggcactgcagagagagaaagcagggatggagagagagatggccgccttggagagagagagggccgtgatggagagagagagggccgtgatggagagagagagggccgtgatggagagagagagaaggatgatggAGAAGGACAGGGCCATGTTGATCCGGGACAAACGTGTCCTGGACAGAGACCGCAAGGCTGTGGAGAGACGTGGGTCTGTGTGGGATGGAGAGACGAgagcggagggaggaggggaggaagagagagactcagCGCTGCAGGAGAGAAGGGAACGTTTCCTCAACCTGTTTGAGAAGCTGATCGAAGCTCTCTGA
- the si:dkeyp-38g8.5 gene encoding uncharacterized protein si:dkeyp-38g8.5 isoform X2 has protein sequence MGLQGTVTHCQASKKWDNLKKKYKELKHPPGCVKVSPDQWPFFSLMSEALGGRLAGSAPLLLPQTSANTEEDFLPSRKRKRTSPPRPTQRRGPTEVEVLLNEEEEEGRSRDMELDMEEEVEKERATLERGRATLEGDRALLEREMQALQREKAGMEREMAALERERAVMERERAVMERERAVMERERRMMEKDRAMLIRDKRVLDRDRKAVERRGSVWDGETRAEGGGEEERDSALQERRERFLNLFEKLIEAL, from the exons ATGGGACTGCAGGGGACTGTGACACACTGCCAGGCCAGCAAGAAATGGGACAACCTCAAAAAGAAGTACAAG GAGCTAAAGCACCCTCcggggtgtgtgaaggtgtcccCGGACCAGTGGCCGTTCTTCAGCCTGATGAGTGAAGCTCTGGGGGGGCGTCTGGCAGGCAGCGCCCCCCTGCTGCTCCCCCAGACCTCAGCCAACACAGAGGAGGACTTCCTgcccagcaggaagaggaagcggACGTCCCCGCCACGCCCCACGCAGCGCCGGGGCCCCACGGAGGTGGAGGTTCTGCtcaacgaggaggaggaggaggggaggagcagggatatGGAGCTGgatatggaggaggaggtggagaaggagcgaGCGAcactggagagaggcagagcgacACTGGAGGGCGACAGAGCTctgctggagagggagatgcaggcactgcagagagagaaagcagggatggagagagagatggccgccttggagagagagagggccgtgatggagagagagagggccgtgatggagagagagagggccgtgatggagagagagagaaggatgatggAGAAGGACAGGGCCATGTTGATCCGGGACAAACGTGTCCTGGACAGAGACCGCAAGGCTGTGGAGAGACGTGGGTCTGTGTGGGATGGAGAGACGAgagcggagggaggaggggaggaagagagagactcagCGCTGCAGGAGAGAAGGGAACGTTTCCTCAACCTGTTTGAGAAGCTGATCGAAGCTCTCTGA